In Aquiflexum balticum DSM 16537, a single genomic region encodes these proteins:
- a CDS encoding porin family protein, with protein sequence MKVNKNLIGKALASIFIAIAMVSISHVSLAQDRWSFEVRPGVNFATTKLGEANLNTGFGAEGTFAYRFMPNLSVYAGWSWNKFGSDQKVDGTNLDFEETGYTYGLQYTHPLGDSNINLLVRAGGLANHIEVEKGSDVISDSGHGFGWQIEGGLAIPLSDNWELVPSVRYRSLSRDIEIESVTTAVDLKYISLGLGIVFKF encoded by the coding sequence ATGAAAGTAAATAAGAATTTAATAGGAAAGGCATTGGCTTCAATCTTTATAGCCATTGCAATGGTGAGTATTTCACATGTCTCTTTGGCACAAGATCGCTGGAGTTTTGAAGTTAGACCTGGCGTTAATTTCGCTACCACGAAGTTGGGAGAGGCTAACCTTAACACGGGTTTTGGGGCAGAAGGTACTTTTGCTTATAGATTTATGCCAAATCTTTCAGTTTATGCTGGATGGAGTTGGAACAAATTCGGATCTGATCAAAAAGTAGATGGAACAAATTTGGACTTTGAGGAAACTGGCTATACTTATGGCCTTCAATATACTCATCCATTAGGAGATTCTAATATCAATTTATTGGTCAGAGCTGGTGGTTTGGCAAACCATATTGAAGTTGAAAAAGGTAGTGATGTAATTTCTGATTCAGGTCATGGCTTTGGTTGGCAGATCGAGGGAGGCTTGGCAATACCTCTCAGTGATAATTGGGAATTGGTACCCAGTGTACGTTACAGATCCTTAAGCAGGGATATAGAAATTGAATCTGTAACCACAGCTGTGGATCTAAAATATATCTCCCTTGGATTGGGAATAGTATTTAAATTTTGA
- a CDS encoding SDR family oxidoreductase, translating into MDLKDKVVIITGASSGIGKATAMKLAKEGASVVLCARSEDELNQLKEKIEKNGGKALVAIMDVTKPADFKKAVSQTLDKYGSIDVLINNAGLMPLSYIEKLKTEEWDKMIDVNIKGVLNGVAAVLPTMRKNKSGHIINISSSAAHRYFPGGAVYSATKVAVKMFSEGLRQELAPTFGINVTSIEPGAVDTALYETITDDDIKEKLKGMMEMTTLESEDIANAIFYALNQPDRVNVNNIYLMPTEQG; encoded by the coding sequence ATGGATTTAAAAGACAAAGTAGTAATCATAACAGGAGCATCAAGCGGAATAGGAAAAGCAACTGCGATGAAATTGGCCAAAGAGGGTGCCTCGGTGGTATTATGTGCCCGAAGTGAAGATGAACTCAATCAATTAAAAGAAAAAATTGAGAAGAATGGTGGAAAGGCTTTGGTTGCGATAATGGATGTGACCAAACCAGCTGATTTTAAAAAAGCCGTTTCTCAAACTTTGGATAAATATGGATCCATCGATGTATTGATCAATAATGCCGGGCTGATGCCTCTTTCTTACATCGAAAAACTTAAGACCGAAGAGTGGGATAAGATGATAGACGTCAACATCAAAGGCGTACTCAATGGAGTGGCAGCTGTTTTGCCGACTATGCGAAAGAACAAAAGCGGTCACATTATCAATATTTCTTCGTCAGCAGCCCACCGGTACTTTCCGGGCGGAGCAGTTTACAGCGCCACAAAGGTTGCCGTAAAAATGTTTTCCGAAGGACTGAGACAAGAGTTGGCACCGACCTTCGGAATCAATGTGACCTCTATAGAGCCTGGCGCAGTAGACACAGCCCTATACGAAACCATCACCGATGATGATATCAAGGAGAAATTGAAAGGAATGATGGAGATGACCACACTCGAGTCAGAAGATATCGCCAACGCCATTTTCTATGCCTTAAACCAGCCTGACAGGGTAAATGTCAACAACATATACTTAATGCCTACTGAACAAGGATAA
- a CDS encoding TonB-dependent receptor domain-containing protein, producing MIFLFKPSNSATWIFSGILLILLNFLGRNVQAQQSNKGEISGKVIDKQSALALPFATVSIFNEAGDLVEGNITDADGLFVLKVPFGSYYAIIEFMGYEASKTETFKLNKENPEFNLGVVGLESGLSNLDEVIVAGEKPFMELALDKRIFNVAEDLANAGRTTSDILMNLPSVTVDTQGNVRLRGSDNVRILVDGKPSGLVSFKGSRGLQQLPASMVERIEIITNPSARYEAEGMAGVINIVLKKETNSGFNGSFEVIVGTPTNLGLAANLNYRHKKINWFINYGIAKRIVPRRGTLFQEAFGGDTTFISDQSTEGTVNSIDNNVRAGLDYFFNENSVLTASYSLRRSDAHRITDIRYNDYIFNLDNMQSYSLRRQNETEKEPNSEYLITYKRSFDKKGHELTTVLTYLDYWENSDQLFTESTFSPDGTLIPSRSLVQTSVNDEFEKQYLIQVDYAKPIGAEGKFETGIRSSFRNMENDFVVKEQNEQGEFEPMPGLDNIFLYRENIHALYGILGNKTKKLSYQGGLRTELTDIKTTLVKTNEENPRNYVNLFPSAHLTYNFTEENGLQFSYSKRVRRPFYNDLSPFVTFSDARNFFSGNPDLEPEFTDAFELGHIKYFEKGTLFSTVFYRNTVDKIERIRTVDNEGNATTFPQNLNGEQSFGLEFTTDYAISSWWKVDVNLNFFYADIDGSNIQTDFTATTYSWNARQNSRFTFGNGIIAQVRANYQARQQIAQGIRKGIFFMDVSASKDILKKKGTLVLNIADVFNSRWDRYILEGQGFITYGDFQNVRRQINLSLNYRIRQ from the coding sequence GTGATTTTCCTGTTCAAGCCTTCCAATTCTGCAACCTGGATATTTTCAGGTATTCTGTTAATTCTTTTGAATTTTTTGGGTCGGAATGTACAAGCTCAACAATCCAATAAAGGAGAAATATCAGGAAAGGTAATTGACAAGCAATCAGCCTTGGCTTTGCCTTTTGCTACCGTTTCCATTTTCAATGAAGCAGGTGATTTGGTGGAGGGAAATATCACCGATGCGGATGGTCTTTTTGTTTTGAAAGTACCTTTTGGTTCCTATTATGCCATTATAGAATTTATGGGTTATGAGGCATCCAAAACGGAAACCTTTAAGCTGAACAAAGAAAATCCCGAATTCAATTTGGGCGTTGTTGGTTTGGAATCGGGTTTGAGCAACTTGGATGAGGTAATTGTAGCAGGGGAGAAGCCCTTTATGGAGCTGGCTTTGGACAAAAGAATTTTTAATGTAGCAGAAGACCTGGCCAATGCCGGCCGGACCACTTCGGATATTTTGATGAACCTGCCTTCCGTCACGGTAGATACACAGGGAAATGTACGGTTAAGGGGTTCTGACAATGTCAGGATATTGGTGGATGGTAAACCATCGGGATTGGTAAGTTTTAAAGGAAGCCGGGGATTGCAGCAATTACCGGCAAGTATGGTGGAACGCATAGAAATCATTACCAATCCTTCTGCAAGGTATGAGGCAGAAGGGATGGCTGGGGTAATCAATATTGTTTTAAAAAAGGAAACCAATTCAGGCTTTAACGGTTCTTTTGAGGTAATCGTTGGCACTCCCACCAATCTAGGTCTAGCTGCCAATCTCAATTACAGGCATAAAAAAATCAACTGGTTTATCAACTATGGAATTGCCAAAAGAATAGTGCCCAGGAGAGGCACCTTGTTCCAGGAAGCATTTGGGGGAGACACCACCTTTATTTCGGACCAATCCACTGAGGGTACGGTTAACTCAATTGATAACAATGTCAGAGCTGGATTGGATTACTTTTTTAATGAAAACAGCGTATTGACGGCCTCTTATTCCCTGAGGAGAAGTGATGCCCACAGGATCACGGATATCCGTTATAATGACTACATTTTCAACTTGGACAATATGCAAAGCTATTCATTGCGAAGGCAGAATGAAACGGAAAAAGAACCCAACTCTGAATATCTGATCACATACAAAAGAAGTTTTGACAAAAAAGGACATGAACTCACTACTGTACTGACTTATCTGGATTATTGGGAAAATTCGGATCAGTTGTTTACCGAATCCACTTTTTCACCTGATGGGACTTTGATCCCTTCACGCTCTTTGGTGCAGACTTCCGTCAATGACGAATTTGAAAAGCAATACCTTATCCAGGTGGATTACGCAAAACCCATAGGTGCAGAAGGTAAATTTGAAACCGGAATAAGAAGCAGTTTCAGGAATATGGAAAATGACTTTGTGGTTAAGGAACAAAATGAGCAGGGTGAATTTGAACCCATGCCCGGTTTGGACAACATTTTCCTATACAGAGAAAATATCCATGCACTTTATGGCATTTTGGGAAATAAAACCAAGAAACTGAGCTATCAGGGAGGATTAAGAACAGAGTTGACAGATATCAAAACAACCTTGGTCAAAACCAACGAGGAAAACCCCAGAAACTATGTCAACCTATTTCCAAGTGCGCACCTTACCTACAATTTTACAGAAGAGAATGGCCTGCAATTCAGTTATAGCAAAAGAGTGCGGAGACCCTTTTACAATGATCTGAGTCCATTTGTAACATTTTCCGATGCCCGGAATTTCTTCAGTGGCAATCCTGACCTGGAACCTGAATTTACCGATGCTTTCGAATTGGGTCATATCAAGTATTTTGAAAAAGGGACTTTGTTTTCAACTGTGTTTTATAGAAATACCGTAGACAAAATTGAAAGAATCAGGACGGTGGACAATGAGGGTAATGCGACGACCTTTCCACAAAACCTAAACGGAGAACAATCATTTGGATTGGAGTTTACCACAGATTATGCGATTTCATCTTGGTGGAAAGTTGATGTCAACCTGAATTTCTTTTATGCCGATATTGATGGCAGTAATATTCAAACAGATTTCACAGCCACCACTTATTCCTGGAATGCCAGACAGAATTCCCGATTTACCTTTGGAAACGGGATTATTGCCCAAGTCAGGGCCAATTATCAAGCCAGACAACAAATTGCTCAGGGAATCAGGAAAGGGATATTCTTTATGGATGTATCCGCCAGTAAGGATATTCTCAAAAAGAAAGGAACCCTTGTATTGAACATTGCAGATGTCTTCAACTCTAGATGGGACCGATATATTTTGGAAGGGCAAGGATTTATCACCTATGGTGATTTTCAGAATGTCCGAAGGCAGATCAATTTGAGTTTGAATTATCGGATCAGACAGTAA
- a CDS encoding alpha/beta fold hydrolase, whose amino-acid sequence MKKYLKFAKHMVLISIFVITGILLTITITLFLYSPGKPEPFMDDQGRNLKGSISEKKFLLIGGIRQGMFIQSKNEGNPVLLYLHGGIPDYFLTHKYPTGLEEYFTVVWWDQRGSGLSYNSDIPDDSKNLDQFLSDTKEVTNYLRTRFGKEKIYLMGRSGGTFIGIQMAAKSPELYHAYIGIAQMSDQFKSEKLAYDYVLKQFKTAGNMKMVRKLEASPVTDRIPDGYLKIRDAAMHSLGIGTTRDMNSIITGLFVPSLTFKGFTLKEKFNLWRGKAQSGVHPLWETIIVTDLSDKTNKLDIPVYFFHGKYDYTVSYDLAKMYFEKIQAPQKRFYTFENSAHSPHFEEPNRVKDIFLNEILNEK is encoded by the coding sequence ATGAAAAAGTATTTAAAATTTGCTAAGCATATGGTATTGATATCCATCTTTGTTATCACAGGTATTTTACTAACAATTACTATCACTCTATTTCTTTACAGCCCCGGTAAACCTGAACCATTTATGGATGATCAGGGCAGGAATTTGAAAGGAAGTATTTCAGAAAAGAAATTTCTATTAATTGGAGGAATCCGTCAGGGAATGTTTATTCAAAGTAAAAATGAAGGAAACCCCGTCCTACTTTATCTTCACGGGGGTATACCTGATTACTTTCTCACCCATAAATACCCTACCGGACTTGAAGAATATTTTACTGTAGTATGGTGGGATCAAAGGGGATCGGGGCTATCCTATAATTCGGACATTCCAGACGATTCCAAAAATCTAGATCAATTTTTGTCCGACACAAAAGAGGTGACAAATTATCTCCGTACCCGGTTTGGAAAGGAAAAAATTTACCTCATGGGGCGCTCGGGAGGAACCTTCATTGGCATCCAGATGGCAGCGAAATCACCGGAACTTTATCATGCCTATATCGGAATAGCTCAGATGTCAGATCAATTTAAATCAGAAAAGTTGGCTTATGATTATGTTCTTAAGCAATTCAAAACTGCCGGGAATATGAAAATGGTCCGAAAGTTAGAAGCCTCACCGGTAACTGACCGAATTCCGGATGGATATCTCAAAATAAGAGATGCCGCCATGCATAGCCTTGGAATTGGCACCACGCGGGATATGAATTCAATAATCACCGGATTGTTTGTTCCGTCCCTTACCTTCAAAGGCTTTACCCTGAAAGAGAAATTCAATTTATGGCGGGGTAAAGCTCAGTCAGGTGTCCATCCACTTTGGGAAACAATTATTGTCACAGATCTTAGCGATAAAACCAACAAGTTGGACATTCCAGTTTATTTTTTTCATGGAAAATACGATTATACAGTATCATATGATCTGGCCAAGATGTATTTTGAAAAGATTCAAGCACCCCAAAAAAGATTCTATACATTTGAAAATTCAGCACACAGCCCTCATTTTGAAGAACCAAATCGGGTAAAAGATATCTTTCTCAATGAGATTTTAAACGAAAAATAA
- a CDS encoding sugar phosphate isomerase/epimerase family protein produces MNNPKHRRIFLRNLGLLGLGTTISPLVLQSCGGPQTQTTVEEATKEMFFKISLAQWSLHKALFAGELDNLDFAAYSKKEFGIDAVEYVNAFFKDKGKDMDYLGQMKQRCEDNGVESVLIMVDGEGYLGDLDVAARMKSVDDHKKWVEAAKFLGCHSIRVNAFGRGTAEEVSAAAIDGLRSLSEFALPFNINVIVENHGSYSSNGQWLANVIQSTGMSNCGTLPDFGNFCIKRSDDSEWGGECVEEYDRYKGVAEMMPYAKGVSAKSYDFDENGNCIETDYEKMLKIVKDAGYAGHIGIEYEGSKLSEVEGIKATKALLERLGPTV; encoded by the coding sequence ATGAACAACCCTAAACACAGAAGAATCTTTCTTAGAAACCTCGGTCTTTTGGGATTAGGAACGACCATCAGCCCATTGGTCCTTCAATCCTGCGGAGGTCCGCAAACCCAAACCACCGTGGAAGAAGCCACCAAAGAAATGTTTTTCAAAATCTCCTTGGCCCAATGGTCACTGCACAAGGCATTATTTGCCGGAGAACTTGACAATCTGGATTTTGCAGCCTATTCCAAAAAAGAATTTGGTATCGATGCAGTGGAATATGTGAATGCCTTTTTCAAAGACAAAGGAAAAGATATGGACTATCTGGGTCAAATGAAACAACGCTGCGAAGACAATGGTGTGGAAAGCGTTCTCATCATGGTGGACGGGGAAGGCTATTTGGGAGACCTTGATGTCGCCGCAAGAATGAAATCTGTAGATGACCATAAAAAATGGGTGGAAGCCGCGAAGTTTTTGGGATGTCACTCTATAAGGGTCAATGCATTTGGAAGAGGAACTGCCGAGGAAGTCAGTGCCGCCGCAATAGATGGATTGAGAAGCCTAAGTGAATTTGCTCTTCCTTTCAATATCAATGTTATCGTCGAAAACCACGGAAGTTATTCTTCCAATGGTCAATGGCTGGCTAACGTAATCCAAAGTACCGGGATGTCCAATTGCGGCACTTTACCTGATTTCGGAAATTTCTGCATCAAAAGATCCGATGATTCTGAATGGGGCGGAGAATGCGTGGAAGAATATGACAGATACAAAGGAGTGGCCGAAATGATGCCCTATGCCAAAGGAGTCAGTGCAAAGTCTTATGATTTTGATGAAAATGGCAACTGCATTGAAACCGATTATGAAAAAATGCTCAAAATCGTAAAAGATGCAGGCTATGCCGGACATATCGGGATTGAATATGAAGGAAGTAAGCTTTCTGAAGTAGAAGGCATCAAAGCAACCAAAGCCCTTTTGGAAAGATTAGGCCCAACAGTTTAA
- a CDS encoding serine hydrolase domain-containing protein: MNRAYFTAVLFLLINLSFAQTPSQKKSLPLSEATPQSVGICPERLKKLDAMLEESMKNDENPGLVALVARNGKIVYHTAKGSADASTGKAMTKDAIFRIASQTKAITSTAVMMLWEEGKFRLDDPISKFIPEFKNPRVLQNFRYGDTTFTAVPANKEITIRHLLTHTSGLGYGVIDGDERVEMIYNKAGIIDLYTTENISIGDNIKKLAALPLHHNPGEKYTYSEGLDVLGYLIEIVSGMPFDQFLRTRLFDPLGMNDTWFYLPDTKADRLVKVQRKVDGKWENFPITFYDPQYPISGAKRFFSGGAGLSSTAKDYATFLQMYLNGGELNGVRILSRKTIETMMKNQVGDLWSGASHYGLAFGVVTANGVAEGGIGSEGTFDWGGYFNTQYFADPQEKIIGIIMKQTRDTPGDQTGWKFRQMVFTLLDD, translated from the coding sequence ATGAACCGAGCCTATTTTACCGCCGTACTGTTTTTACTCATTAACCTATCATTTGCCCAAACTCCTTCCCAAAAAAAATCTCTGCCTCTTTCCGAAGCAACTCCGCAAAGTGTAGGCATCTGTCCTGAGCGATTAAAAAAGCTGGACGCCATGTTAGAGGAATCGATGAAAAACGATGAAAACCCGGGATTGGTGGCGTTAGTTGCGAGAAATGGCAAAATCGTATACCATACAGCCAAGGGTTCTGCTGATGCCTCCACGGGCAAAGCCATGACCAAAGACGCCATCTTCAGAATTGCTTCCCAAACCAAAGCCATCACCTCCACAGCGGTCATGATGCTATGGGAAGAAGGGAAATTCAGATTGGACGATCCTATTTCTAAGTTTATCCCTGAATTTAAAAATCCAAGAGTCCTTCAAAATTTCCGCTACGGAGACACCACATTCACCGCAGTCCCTGCCAATAAAGAAATCACCATCCGACACCTTTTGACCCATACTTCCGGATTGGGTTATGGGGTGATTGATGGGGATGAACGTGTGGAGATGATTTACAACAAAGCCGGAATCATTGACCTCTATACCACTGAGAACATCAGCATCGGAGACAATATAAAGAAACTGGCAGCATTACCCCTCCACCATAACCCCGGAGAAAAATATACCTACTCAGAAGGATTGGATGTATTGGGCTATCTGATTGAAATAGTCTCAGGCATGCCTTTTGACCAGTTTTTGAGAACAAGGCTTTTTGACCCATTGGGCATGAATGATACCTGGTTTTACCTGCCCGATACCAAGGCAGACAGGTTGGTCAAAGTTCAGCGCAAAGTCGATGGTAAATGGGAAAATTTCCCAATCACCTTTTATGACCCTCAATACCCCATTTCCGGAGCCAAAAGGTTCTTTTCCGGAGGGGCCGGCCTGTCAAGTACAGCAAAGGACTATGCTACTTTCCTACAGATGTACCTGAATGGCGGAGAACTCAACGGCGTCAGAATCCTCAGCCGCAAAACCATCGAAACAATGATGAAAAACCAAGTAGGCGACCTTTGGAGCGGTGCATCGCATTATGGGCTGGCCTTTGGAGTTGTGACGGCCAATGGTGTAGCTGAAGGAGGGATTGGCAGTGAAGGTACCTTTGATTGGGGAGGCTATTTCAATACACAGTATTTTGCTGATCCACAGGAAAAAATCATAGGTATCATCATGAAACAGACCAGAGATACTCCCGGTGACCAAACAGGCTGGAAATTCAGACAAATGGTATTTACGCTTTTGGATGATTGA
- a CDS encoding DUF433 domain-containing protein, with the protein MKNVKDYITIDPEILGGQPVFYGTRVTIESLFDHLENGVTLDEFLGDFPSVSKENAIAVIEIAAKIMSSKDIQKLYETAA; encoded by the coding sequence ATGAAGAATGTCAAAGACTATATCACCATCGATCCGGAAATTTTGGGAGGCCAACCGGTATTTTATGGAACTAGGGTTACAATCGAATCACTATTTGATCACCTTGAAAATGGTGTAACTTTAGATGAGTTCTTAGGTGATTTCCCTTCTGTTTCCAAAGAAAATGCCATTGCAGTAATTGAGATAGCAGCAAAAATCATGTCGTCCAAAGACATCCAGAAATTATATGAAACTGCTGCTTGA
- a CDS encoding DUF2911 domain-containing protein: MVKKVLIGLGVIVLVMVMLFVYMNYRGRTLSPPGKTEIAVNDLKVEINYSRPSVRERVIFGTEEDGAIQPYGSYWRLGANEATEITVNQDVLFNGTPLPAGTYRLYAIPGPNTFRIGVSPEIGKWGAWEPDYNNDLFTTEIPVTRLDTPVEQFTARIEEGPADGATVFFEWSDVQLAIPIARKPGM; the protein is encoded by the coding sequence ATGGTAAAAAAGGTTCTTATAGGTTTAGGGGTAATTGTTTTGGTGATGGTCATGTTATTTGTTTATATGAATTACCGCGGTCGCACTTTAAGCCCTCCGGGCAAAACAGAGATAGCTGTAAATGACCTGAAAGTAGAAATCAACTATAGTCGCCCGTCTGTCCGGGAGCGGGTGATTTTTGGAACGGAAGAAGATGGGGCAATTCAGCCTTATGGAAGCTATTGGCGGTTGGGTGCAAATGAAGCCACGGAAATCACCGTCAATCAAGATGTGCTATTTAACGGGACGCCATTACCTGCCGGAACTTATAGACTTTATGCCATACCGGGTCCCAATACATTTCGCATTGGTGTAAGCCCGGAAATTGGAAAATGGGGAGCTTGGGAACCTGATTATAACAATGATTTATTCACCACGGAAATACCCGTCACCCGATTGGATACACCTGTAGAGCAATTTACAGCAAGGATTGAAGAAGGTCCTGCTGATGGTGCCACGGTGTTCTTTGAATGGAGCGATGTTCAGTTGGCTATTCCGATAGCGAGGAAGCCGGGGATGTAG
- a CDS encoding DUF5615 family PIN-like protein has protein sequence MKLLLDENLPKRLKVDLMEFEVSTVSDNGWAGKKNGELMKLMEENNFDILLTFDKNLQFQQNFKKYSLAVFVLTAKDNTYKTLKELMPIVTQKIKSGFKPGPEIIIK, from the coding sequence ATGAAACTGCTGCTTGATGAAAACCTGCCAAAAAGACTGAAAGTTGATTTAATGGAATTTGAAGTTTCCACAGTTTCTGATAATGGCTGGGCGGGAAAGAAAAACGGAGAACTAATGAAATTAATGGAGGAAAACAACTTCGACATTTTATTGACTTTTGATAAAAATCTCCAATTTCAACAGAATTTCAAGAAATACTCTTTAGCTGTATTTGTTCTGACAGCTAAAGACAATACCTATAAAACTTTGAAGGAGTTAATGCCAATTGTAACCCAGAAGATCAAATCGGGTTTTAAACCTGGTCCTGAGATTATTATAAAGTAA
- a CDS encoding 5-fold beta-flower protein has protein sequence MKKPIILFLLIMLSMSAYSQRLMDGTRRTVGYIENDRVMNGARSTIGYIDNNRIMDGSRKTIGFLEDRRVMDASRKTIGFIEDGRILDGTRKTIGYVEDGRVIDGSRKTIGHFESLKISEVALIFFFFFL, from the coding sequence ATGAAAAAGCCCATTATCCTATTTCTCCTTATTATGCTATCCATGTCTGCCTATTCCCAAAGGTTGATGGATGGCACAAGGAGGACGGTAGGATATATTGAAAATGACCGGGTGATGAATGGGGCTAGGTCTACCATTGGTTATATTGACAATAATCGGATCATGGATGGCAGCCGAAAGACAATCGGATTTCTGGAAGATAGGAGGGTTATGGATGCTTCAAGGAAAACAATAGGCTTTATAGAAGATGGCCGCATCTTAGATGGGACAAGAAAAACCATAGGCTATGTTGAAGATGGCAGGGTGATCGATGGCTCTAGAAAAACAATAGGCCATTTTGAGAGCCTGAAAATCTCCGAAGTGGCCCTGATTTTCTTTTTCTTTTTTTTATGA
- a CDS encoding NAD-dependent succinate-semialdehyde dehydrogenase produces MSEVETKERIETINPTTGKSLDHYEYMTDEEVKVAISKCHEAFKKWKEVSPKDRAEKIQAIGKELANSKEELAQLMTDEMGKTLEQSRQEVDLCVAICQNTSEIGPKELKTEERELLNGNKGRVSFAPIGVVYGIQPWNYPSYQVVRYSVASLMAGNGVLLKHASNVTGSGKLLAHIYREAGLSEGLFTTLVISHDQSDDVIKNKLVRGVTLTGSPDAGKKIGQKATAALKKSVLELGSNDAYLVLEDADIDMAVKACVMGRIYNNGETCIAAKRFIAVEKIYDEFRDKFVKAMSEVKMGDPNDENTELGPVARKDLRDDLHEQVVKSVEKGAKIACGGKIPSREGFFYPATVLENVQPGQPAYEDEFFGPVASLIKARDNEDAMRIANDSRFGLGGGIFSKDEDAAIEMAEKHFDTGMVFINSFGLAEPSMPFGGVKDSGYGREHGGFGLKEFVNVKSVMKR; encoded by the coding sequence ATGAGCGAAGTAGAAACAAAAGAAAGGATTGAGACCATCAACCCAACAACAGGTAAGAGTCTCGACCATTACGAATATATGACCGACGAAGAGGTCAAAGTGGCCATTTCAAAATGCCACGAAGCCTTCAAGAAGTGGAAAGAAGTCTCTCCTAAAGATCGGGCCGAAAAGATCCAAGCCATCGGTAAAGAACTGGCTAATTCCAAAGAAGAGTTGGCGCAATTAATGACTGATGAGATGGGCAAGACCTTAGAGCAAAGCAGGCAAGAAGTGGATTTGTGCGTTGCTATTTGTCAAAATACCTCTGAGATCGGACCTAAGGAATTGAAAACCGAGGAGCGGGAGCTGCTCAACGGTAATAAAGGACGCGTATCTTTTGCTCCTATCGGTGTAGTATACGGTATTCAGCCTTGGAACTATCCTAGCTATCAAGTGGTGCGGTACTCCGTAGCGAGCCTCATGGCAGGTAACGGAGTTCTATTAAAGCACGCCTCCAACGTAACTGGTTCGGGCAAACTGCTAGCGCATATTTATCGAGAAGCCGGTCTATCTGAAGGCTTGTTTACCACCCTGGTGATCAGTCACGATCAGTCCGATGATGTGATCAAAAATAAACTGGTGCGCGGAGTGACCCTCACCGGAAGTCCCGATGCGGGAAAAAAAATTGGACAGAAAGCCACCGCTGCATTGAAAAAATCAGTCTTGGAATTGGGGAGCAATGATGCCTATCTGGTTCTTGAAGATGCCGATATCGACATGGCCGTAAAAGCGTGTGTGATGGGCCGTATATACAATAACGGCGAAACATGTATTGCGGCCAAACGGTTTATCGCGGTCGAGAAGATCTACGATGAGTTTCGGGATAAATTCGTGAAGGCCATGAGTGAAGTAAAAATGGGAGACCCCAATGACGAAAATACTGAATTGGGGCCCGTGGCACGCAAGGACCTTCGCGATGATCTGCACGAACAAGTAGTGAAAAGCGTCGAGAAGGGCGCCAAGATAGCTTGTGGAGGGAAAATTCCCAGTAGGGAAGGATTTTTCTATCCCGCCACGGTTTTGGAAAATGTGCAGCCCGGACAGCCTGCTTATGAGGATGAATTTTTTGGCCCGGTAGCCTCATTGATCAAAGCCAGGGACAACGAAGATGCCATGCGCATCGCCAACGACAGCCGCTTTGGGCTGGGAGGAGGAATTTTTTCGAAAGATGAAGACGCCGCTATCGAAATGGCTGAAAAGCACTTTGACACAGGAATGGTGTTTATCAATTCTTTCGGCTTGGCCGAACCTTCCATGCCCTTTGGCGGTGTGAAAGATTCGGGCTATGGCCGTGAACATGGTGGGTTCGGTTTGAAGGAATTCGTGAACGTGAAAAGTGTTATGAAACGGTAG